A genome region from Nicotiana tabacum cultivar K326 chromosome 13, ASM71507v2, whole genome shotgun sequence includes the following:
- the LOC107769061 gene encoding transcription repressor OFP13-like, with protein MYKKMKISSIFKKREIGATNWQWPSCAHPKTLSFRADDNIFKTINSVFFEPLDGIETSESWFTNSSSESASISTESNEECLRGDQPLEMIIKGVRSERLFFEPGNTSSIFQEPKPCKNQEQEDEEENKEDDLPFKESIVLAMESEDPYLDFKKSMKEMVESQGIKDWEDLQELLAWYLKMNGKVNHGFILSAFVDLLIELAAPTDPTTSDNSITSYSSVASSSFSCPSSPLSLVGHKEIEEQENGEVP; from the coding sequence ATGTACAAGAAAATGAAGATTTCTTCTATTTTCAAGAAAAGAGAAATAGGGGCAACCAATTGGCAATGGCCATCTTGTGCACATCCCAAGACTCTATCTTTTAGAGCAGACGACAATATTTTCAAGACTATTAATTCAGTCTTTTTTGAGCCTTTAGATGGAATTGAAACCTCAGAATCTTGGTTCACAAATTCCTCATCAGAATCAGCTAGCATTTCAACAGAATCTAATGAAGAATGCTTAAGAGGAGATCAACCTTTGGAAATGATCATAAAAGGGGTTAGATCAGAAAGACTATTTTTTGAGCCTGGTAATACAAGTTCAATATTTCAAGAACCAAAACCATGTAAAAATCAAGAacaggaagatgaagaagaaaataaagaagatgaTTTGCCATTTAAAGAGAGTATAGTTTTGGCTATGGAATCAGAGGATCCTTATTTGGATTTCAAGAAGTCAATGAAAGAAATGGTGGAAAGTCAAGGGATTAAAGATTGGGAAGATTTACAAGAGTTATTAGCATGGTATTTGAAGATGAATGGGAAAGTAAATCATGGATTTATTTTGAGTGCTTTTGTGGATTTGCTTATTGAACTTGCTGCCCCTACTGATCCTACTACTTCTGATAATTCTATTACTTCTTATTCTTCTGTTGCTTCTTCATCTTTCTCTTGCCCTTCTTCTCCTTTGTCTCTTGTTggacataaggagattgaggagCAAGAAAATGGAGAAGTCCCTTAG